One genomic window of Thermodesulfobacteriota bacterium includes the following:
- the ispG gene encoding flavodoxin-dependent (E)-4-hydroxy-3-methylbut-2-enyl-diphosphate synthase: MILRRKTRQVSIGSVKVGGEAPISVQSMTKTDTRDVHKTVAQIRRLEAAGCEIVRVAVPDEEAALALSEIKKRIDIPLIADIHFNYRLALLSMRSGADGVRINPGNIGGRERLKAIVLEAKQRAIPIRIGINAGSLEKDLLKRFGGPTAEAMVTSALRTIETLESLDFHLIKVSLKASDVLRTIEAYRLFSERSDYPLHLGITEAGRGYGAIVKSAIGIGLLLHEGIGDTIRVSLTGDPVEEVRVGYEILRALKIRERGVEIVSCPTCGRCEIDLPRLVRRVEKEVEKISTPMTVAIMGCVVNGPGEAREADLGIAGGRGSGVLFRQGKIVRKVREEEFLAALLEEIHRRAERRK; the protein is encoded by the coding sequence GTGATCCTTAGGAGAAAGACCCGTCAGGTTTCGATCGGTTCGGTCAAGGTGGGGGGGGAGGCTCCCATCTCGGTCCAGTCGATGACCAAGACCGATACCCGGGATGTGCACAAGACGGTGGCGCAGATCCGACGGCTCGAAGCCGCGGGATGTGAGATCGTACGGGTGGCGGTCCCGGACGAGGAGGCGGCCCTGGCCCTCTCCGAGATCAAGAAGCGAATCGACATCCCCTTGATTGCCGATATCCATTTCAACTACCGTTTGGCCCTTCTTTCCATGAGATCGGGGGCCGACGGGGTGAGGATCAACCCGGGCAACATCGGAGGTCGAGAGCGGTTGAAGGCCATCGTCCTGGAGGCGAAGCAGCGCGCGATCCCCATTCGCATCGGGATCAATGCCGGTTCCCTCGAGAAGGACCTCCTGAAGCGTTTCGGCGGGCCAACGGCTGAGGCCATGGTGACGAGCGCCCTGAGGACGATCGAAACCTTGGAGAGCCTCGACTTTCACCTGATCAAGGTATCCCTCAAGGCCTCCGATGTCCTGAGGACGATCGAGGCCTACCGCCTCTTCTCCGAGCGATCGGATTATCCCCTCCACCTCGGGATCACGGAGGCGGGAAGGGGATACGGGGCGATCGTAAAATCGGCCATCGGCATCGGTCTTCTCCTCCACGAGGGGATCGGAGATACGATCCGGGTCTCCCTTACGGGCGACCCCGTGGAAGAGGTCCGCGTCGGTTACGAAATCTTGAGGGCCCTCAAGATCCGGGAGAGGGGCGTGGAGATCGTCTCCTGCCCCACCTGCGGCCGCTGCGAGATCGACCTTCCCCGCTTGGTGAGGAGGGTGGAGAAGGAGGTCGAAAAGATCTCCACGCCCATGACCGTGGCCATCATGGGTTGTGTGGTCAACGGTCCGGGAGAGGCCCGCGAGGCGGACCTCGGGATCGCCGGCGGCAGGGGATCCGGCGTCTTGTTCCGGCAGGGAAAGATCGTCAGGAAGGTGAGGGAGGAGGAGTTTTTGGCGGCCCTCCTGGAAGAGATCCACCGGAGGGCGGAGCGGAGGAAATGA
- the ahcY gene encoding adenosylhomocysteinase — protein sequence MEYDIKDPSLAEKGRLRMEWAEMAMPVLKMIRSRFEKEKPLRGLRVSACLHVTTETAVLMKTLEAGGAQVCLCASNPLSTQDDVAAYLVQGLKIPVFAIKGEDSETYYAHIQKALAFQPNLTMDDGADLVSSFHFIALEKWEELAPPVRAWAKGLTSAEREAMIRGVIGGTEETTTGVIRLRSMERNGVLRFPVIAVNDAETKHFFDNRYGTGQSTIDGILRATNRLMAGSTFVVSGYGWCGKGLAMRARGMGANVIVTEVNPLRALEAVMDGYRVMAMAEAAREGDIFCTVSGNTKVIRKEHFLEMKDGAIVANSGHFNVELDLEGLGEIAVSRKAIRDFVEEFTLKNGRRVYLLGEGRLINLASAEGHPSSVMDMSFANQALSTEYLAASHRSLERRVYPVPPAIDREIARMKLLSMGIEIDRLTEEQERYLTAWEHGT from the coding sequence ATGGAATATGACATCAAGGATCCCTCCCTCGCTGAAAAAGGTCGACTCCGGATGGAGTGGGCGGAGATGGCCATGCCCGTCTTGAAGATGATCCGGAGCCGTTTCGAGAAAGAGAAGCCCCTCCGAGGGCTGAGGGTCTCCGCCTGCCTCCACGTGACCACGGAGACGGCCGTTTTGATGAAGACGTTGGAAGCAGGAGGCGCTCAGGTCTGCCTTTGCGCCTCCAACCCCTTGAGCACGCAGGATGATGTGGCCGCCTACCTGGTCCAGGGGTTGAAGATCCCGGTCTTTGCCATCAAAGGGGAGGACAGCGAGACCTACTATGCCCATATCCAAAAAGCCCTCGCTTTCCAGCCCAACCTCACGATGGACGACGGGGCAGACCTCGTCTCCTCCTTTCATTTCATCGCCCTCGAAAAGTGGGAGGAGCTGGCCCCTCCGGTCAGGGCCTGGGCCAAGGGTTTGACGTCGGCCGAGAGGGAGGCGATGATCCGAGGGGTGATCGGCGGGACCGAGGAGACGACGACCGGGGTCATCCGGCTCCGGAGCATGGAGCGGAACGGGGTTCTGCGGTTTCCCGTGATTGCGGTCAACGATGCCGAGACCAAGCACTTCTTCGACAATCGATACGGGACCGGGCAATCGACGATCGACGGGATCCTCCGGGCCACCAACCGCCTGATGGCCGGTTCGACCTTCGTGGTCTCGGGCTACGGATGGTGCGGAAAGGGGCTGGCGATGAGGGCCAGGGGCATGGGGGCCAACGTGATCGTCACGGAGGTCAATCCCCTGAGGGCCTTGGAGGCGGTCATGGACGGCTACCGGGTCATGGCCATGGCCGAGGCCGCCCGGGAGGGCGATATCTTCTGCACCGTGTCGGGGAATACGAAGGTGATTCGCAAGGAGCATTTCTTGGAGATGAAAGACGGCGCCATCGTCGCCAATTCCGGACATTTCAACGTAGAACTCGACCTGGAGGGGCTCGGGGAGATCGCCGTCTCCCGAAAGGCGATCCGCGATTTCGTCGAGGAGTTCACGCTCAAAAATGGCCGCAGGGTCTATCTCTTGGGGGAGGGAAGGCTCATCAATCTGGCCTCCGCAGAGGGTCATCCGTCGAGCGTGATGGACATGAGCTTCGCCAACCAGGCGCTTTCGACCGAATATCTGGCCGCCTCTCACCGAAGCTTGGAGCGGAGGGTCTATCCGGTTCCTCCGGCCATCGATCGGGAGATCGCCCGGATGAAGCTGCTCTCGATGGGGATCGAGATCGATCGGCTGACGGAGGAACAGGAACGTTACCTCACGGCCTGGGAACACGGGACATGA
- a CDS encoding PAC2 family protein: MEKVLYHEFPQLRRPLLIAGFEGWPNAAEVSSFSLQYLIDQLKAKPLASIPLGHFYDLSARRPIGIIVEGRLRELVLPRNDFYYAHLAPDRDLLLFSGVEPHFQWEAFSQLFLEVAQRFEAQPIITLGGTYDSIPHTFPTVVSAVFNSEALEEELLEAGLQFTEYTGPISIHTFLLEMARKRGIKALSLWGHAPQYLQARNVKVVHGLLQKLNRLIRAEIDLSKLANASHYFDQQVQHLVSQDPKLAEMIQRLEEAHVKTGRASVPPKKEEPKEDNVIYIQAFLKRQEEGEKNEN; encoded by the coding sequence ATGGAAAAGGTCCTCTATCACGAATTTCCACAACTTCGGAGACCCCTGCTGATCGCCGGGTTCGAAGGATGGCCGAATGCGGCGGAGGTCTCCTCCTTTTCCCTTCAATACCTAATCGATCAGCTCAAGGCGAAACCCTTGGCCTCCATCCCGTTGGGCCATTTTTACGATCTGTCCGCCCGGCGTCCCATCGGGATCATCGTCGAGGGGAGGTTGAGGGAGCTCGTCCTCCCGAGAAACGACTTTTATTATGCCCATCTTGCGCCCGACCGGGATCTCCTCCTTTTTTCTGGGGTCGAACCCCACTTTCAATGGGAGGCCTTCTCGCAGCTCTTTCTCGAGGTGGCCCAACGGTTCGAGGCCCAACCGATCATTACCTTGGGAGGGACCTACGATTCCATTCCCCACACCTTTCCCACGGTGGTGAGCGCGGTCTTCAATTCCGAGGCCCTGGAGGAGGAACTCCTTGAGGCGGGTCTTCAATTCACCGAGTATACCGGCCCCATCAGCATTCACACCTTCCTGCTCGAGATGGCTCGAAAGCGGGGGATCAAGGCCCTGAGCCTCTGGGGGCACGCTCCTCAGTATCTTCAGGCAAGAAACGTGAAGGTCGTCCATGGCCTGCTCCAGAAATTGAACCGATTGATCCGGGCGGAGATCGACCTTTCGAAGCTCGCAAACGCAAGCCACTACTTCGACCAGCAGGTCCAGCATCTCGTCAGTCAGGATCCCAAGCTCGCGGAGATGATCCAGAGGCTCGAGGAGGCCCATGTGAAGACGGGCAGGGCTTCTGTCCCACCGAAGAAGGAAGAGCCGAAAGAGGATAACGTCATCTACATCCAGGCCTTTTTGAAACGGCAGGAGGAAGGGGAGAAGAACGAGAATTGA
- a CDS encoding efflux RND transporter periplasmic adaptor subunit — MIRSLKGWIGILIGLAIALLLGVALYRGWSLNQKRAVASKVKRGEIPVQVAPVVARPITHTISLSGDILPQMQVEIFPKVSGYLERIDVGLGDTVRKGQVIAQIDRSDYLQKVRESEARVALARAQLAEIEAGPRAEEIRQAEEAVQSARSRYEHAKLHRERMEALFKQQVISKKEMDLTRMEYSVAEAQLASAQEQLKLLREGPRQEVREASRARLKEMEALLAQDRIRLQHTEITAPFSGEINRKYVEIGSLVTPSSPIVSLVHTETVKVVAHILERDIPYLKLGMKAKIQTESFPGKVFEGKVARISSGLDPVTRTLQAEIDIPNPGRLLKPSMFARIEIVLFEKPRTLVVPREAIVYSSGSKAIFLHRGNQAIRSQVLTGFEQEGYVEILEGAAEGDQVIVKGQELLKDRSPVRVVGGG, encoded by the coding sequence ATGATCCGATCTTTAAAGGGCTGGATAGGGATCCTGATCGGTCTGGCCATCGCCCTTCTCTTGGGCGTGGCCCTTTACCGGGGGTGGAGTCTCAACCAGAAGAGGGCGGTGGCGAGCAAGGTGAAGAGAGGGGAGATCCCTGTCCAGGTGGCCCCGGTTGTCGCCAGGCCGATCACCCATACGATCTCCCTGAGCGGAGATATTCTCCCCCAGATGCAGGTGGAGATCTTTCCGAAGGTCTCGGGGTATCTCGAGCGGATCGACGTGGGATTAGGAGACACCGTCCGCAAAGGGCAGGTGATCGCCCAGATCGACCGGTCCGACTACCTCCAAAAGGTGAGAGAGAGCGAGGCCCGGGTGGCCCTGGCCAGGGCCCAACTGGCCGAGATCGAGGCCGGACCGAGGGCCGAGGAGATCCGGCAGGCCGAGGAGGCCGTCCAAAGCGCCCGCTCCCGATACGAACATGCCAAATTGCACCGGGAGCGGATGGAGGCCCTCTTCAAGCAGCAGGTCATCTCCAAGAAGGAGATGGACCTTACGAGGATGGAATATTCGGTGGCCGAGGCCCAGCTGGCATCCGCTCAGGAGCAGCTCAAACTTTTGAGGGAAGGGCCCAGGCAGGAGGTCAGGGAGGCGAGCCGGGCGAGATTGAAGGAGATGGAGGCGTTGCTGGCCCAGGACCGGATCCGACTTCAGCATACCGAGATCACGGCCCCCTTCTCGGGCGAGATCAACCGGAAATATGTTGAGATCGGCTCTCTGGTCACCCCGTCCTCGCCCATTGTGAGCCTGGTCCACACCGAGACCGTGAAGGTCGTGGCCCATATCCTCGAAAGGGACATCCCTTATCTGAAATTGGGGATGAAGGCCAAGATCCAGACCGAATCTTTTCCCGGAAAGGTCTTCGAAGGGAAGGTGGCCCGGATCAGCAGCGGCCTCGACCCCGTGACCCGAACCTTGCAGGCGGAGATCGACATCCCCAATCCCGGCCGGCTACTGAAGCCGAGCATGTTCGCCCGCATCGAGATCGTCCTCTTCGAAAAGCCCCGAACGCTGGTCGTCCCAAGGGAGGCGATCGTCTACTCCAGCGGATCGAAGGCCATCTTCCTCCACAGAGGGAACCAGGCGATCCGGAGCCAGGTCCTCACTGGATTCGAGCAGGAGGGCTATGTGGAGATCCTCGAGGGAGCGGCCGAGGGGGACCAGGTGATCGTCAAAGGCCAGGAGCTTCTCAAAGACCGCTCTCCCGTTCGGGTGGTCGGAGGAGGTTGA
- a CDS encoding phosphoribosylaminoimidazolesuccinocarboxamide synthase produces MPSSVLYETVLPSLPLVGRGKVRDLYDLGECLLIVATDRISAFDVVMPNPIPDKGKVLTQLSAFWFELTRDIVPNHLLSTRVEEFPETCRPYQELLRGRSMLVKKADPLPVECVVRGYLTGSGWEEYRRTGKVCDLSLPEGLVESARLETPIFTPATKAERGLHDENIPFERVETIVGKQWARQLRSLSIAIYEKARDFAERRGILIADTKMEFGVLEGKLLLIDELLTPDSSRFWPKEAYQPGGPQKSFDKQYLRDYLLSIRWNKTPPAPELPEEVIQKTREKYLEAYQRLTGRPFKGDGE; encoded by the coding sequence ATGCCATCTTCGGTCCTCTATGAAACCGTTTTGCCCTCCCTTCCCCTGGTGGGGAGGGGAAAGGTGAGGGACCTTTACGACCTCGGCGAATGCCTCTTGATCGTCGCCACCGATCGCATCTCGGCCTTCGATGTGGTCATGCCCAACCCGATTCCGGACAAGGGGAAGGTCCTCACGCAACTCTCCGCCTTCTGGTTCGAGCTTACCCGGGACATCGTTCCCAACCACCTCCTTTCGACCCGGGTCGAGGAGTTTCCCGAAACCTGCCGTCCTTACCAGGAGCTCTTGAGAGGCCGCTCCATGCTGGTGAAAAAGGCCGATCCGCTTCCGGTCGAGTGCGTGGTGAGGGGCTATCTCACCGGATCGGGCTGGGAGGAATATAGGCGAACCGGAAAGGTCTGCGATCTTTCGTTGCCCGAGGGGTTGGTCGAATCGGCCCGTCTCGAAACGCCGATCTTCACGCCCGCCACGAAAGCGGAGCGAGGGCTGCATGACGAGAACATCCCCTTTGAAAGGGTGGAGACGATCGTCGGAAAGCAGTGGGCCAGGCAGCTCCGTTCCCTCTCCATCGCCATCTACGAGAAGGCGAGGGACTTCGCGGAGAGAAGGGGCATCCTGATCGCCGATACGAAGATGGAATTCGGGGTCTTGGAGGGAAAGCTGCTCCTCATCGATGAACTGCTCACCCCTGATTCGTCCCGGTTCTGGCCCAAAGAGGCCTATCAGCCCGGAGGGCCCCAAAAGAGCTTCGATAAACAGTATCTGAGAGATTACCTCCTTTCGATCCGGTGGAACAAGACCCCTCCGGCGCCGGAGCTGCCCGAGGAGGTGATCCAAAAGACGAGGGAGAAGTACCTCGAAGCCTACCAAAGGCTCACGGGGAGGCCTTTCAAGGGGGACGGGGAATGA
- the metK gene encoding methionine adenosyltransferase has protein sequence MSMTNFLFTSESVTEGHPDKVADQISDAILDAIIAQDPNARVACETMVTTGMAIIAGEITTTCYVHMPAIIRETIKEIGYNDSSMGFDWETCAVLTSIDEQSPDIRMGVDETEDHEQGAGDQGLMFGYACNETPELMPMPIIYAHRLTRRLAEVRKKKILDFLRPDGKSQVTIQYVNNRPVRVDSVVIAAQHSESVRYETLKEGILEEVIFKVIPPELRDKNTQYYINTTGRFVHGGPKADCGLTGRKIIVDTYGGVGSHGGGCFSGKDPSKMDRSASYMARHIAKNIVAAGLAEKCEVQIAYTIGKAKPVSFMVDTAGTSKIPPDEIAKIALEHFDLRPKAIIQYLDLLKPIYKRTACYGHFGRNEPGFTWESTHRADELRKAAGL, from the coding sequence ATGTCCATGACCAACTTCCTATTCACCTCAGAATCCGTCACCGAGGGTCATCCCGACAAGGTGGCGGATCAAATCTCGGATGCGATTCTGGACGCCATCATCGCCCAAGACCCCAACGCCCGGGTGGCCTGCGAGACGATGGTCACCACAGGCATGGCGATCATCGCGGGAGAGATCACGACCACCTGCTATGTCCACATGCCCGCCATCATCCGGGAGACGATCAAGGAGATCGGATATAACGACTCTTCGATGGGCTTTGATTGGGAGACCTGCGCAGTCCTGACCTCGATCGACGAGCAGTCCCCCGATATCCGCATGGGGGTCGATGAGACCGAGGATCACGAACAGGGGGCCGGGGATCAGGGGCTGATGTTCGGATACGCCTGTAACGAGACGCCGGAATTGATGCCCATGCCGATTATCTACGCCCACCGGTTGACCCGAAGGCTGGCCGAAGTGAGGAAGAAGAAGATCCTCGACTTTCTCCGTCCGGATGGGAAGTCCCAGGTGACCATCCAGTATGTCAACAACCGGCCGGTTCGGGTCGACTCCGTCGTTATTGCGGCCCAGCACTCCGAATCGGTCCGCTACGAGACGCTCAAAGAGGGGATCCTCGAAGAGGTGATCTTCAAGGTCATCCCGCCCGAGCTTCGAGACAAAAATACGCAGTATTACATCAACACCACGGGTCGGTTCGTCCACGGAGGCCCCAAGGCCGACTGTGGCCTGACCGGCCGGAAGATCATCGTCGACACTTATGGGGGGGTGGGAAGCCACGGAGGCGGCTGTTTTTCGGGGAAGGACCCCTCGAAGATGGATCGGAGCGCCTCCTACATGGCCCGACATATCGCCAAAAACATCGTGGCCGCGGGCCTTGCGGAGAAATGTGAAGTTCAGATCGCCTACACCATCGGAAAGGCGAAACCGGTCTCCTTCATGGTCGATACGGCCGGGACCTCCAAGATCCCTCCGGATGAGATCGCCAAGATCGCCCTGGAGCATTTCGACCTGAGACCGAAGGCCATCATCCAGTACCTTGACCTCCTGAAACCGATCTACAAACGGACCGCCTGCTATGGCCATTTCGGACGAAACGAACCCGGGTTCACCTGGGAGAGCACCCATCGGGCCGATGAGCTTCGCAAAGCGGCCGGGCTTTAA
- a CDS encoding CDP-alcohol phosphatidyltransferase family protein — protein MLSDKLGHRLDAYLYPPFRKLFGRRGNPHLLTFLGFVSMLVASWLLYLGDWTLAGILIVLSGLFDLLDGAVARNLGKVTPLGAFLDSVMDRYSDLILLLGLTAHYGRKGEEGLVVLTFAVAIGVALIPYVRAKAESLHVSCHVGWMERAERIILLSVGTLFNWMETILWVLAFLTHLTVMHRIFHVWKAFRKAKGS, from the coding sequence ATGCTCAGCGACAAACTCGGCCATCGCCTCGACGCCTATCTCTATCCTCCCTTTCGAAAACTCTTTGGGAGGCGCGGCAACCCTCACCTCCTCACCTTCCTCGGCTTCGTCTCCATGCTGGTCGCCTCGTGGCTCCTCTATCTGGGCGACTGGACGTTGGCCGGGATCCTGATCGTCCTCTCCGGCCTCTTCGATCTCCTCGATGGGGCGGTTGCCCGAAACTTAGGGAAAGTGACCCCCCTCGGAGCCTTCCTCGATTCCGTGATGGACCGATATTCGGACCTGATCCTCCTCCTCGGCCTCACCGCCCATTACGGAAGAAAGGGAGAGGAGGGACTGGTGGTCCTCACCTTCGCGGTGGCCATCGGCGTGGCCCTCATCCCTTATGTCCGGGCCAAGGCCGAATCCCTCCACGTCTCCTGTCATGTGGGTTGGATGGAACGGGCCGAGAGGATCATCCTCCTCTCGGTGGGAACGCTCTTCAACTGGATGGAGACGATCCTTTGGGTCCTGGCCTTCCTCACCCACCTCACGGTGATGCACCGGATCTTCCATGTGTGGAAGGCCTTTCGAAAGGCGAAGGGGTCTTAG
- a CDS encoding efflux RND transporter permease subunit, producing MDLIRGSLKNPVGRFMVAIGILLLGMIAFSNLAIDLFPEISYPVVTIVTDYPGASPEDIEMMVSRPIEKRVSRIQNVRHVSSRSREGTSVVTVEFYWGTDLDLASTDIQRHLNEILDLLPDEAKSPVIIKFDPSQISVIVLALTGPLEDYELRELGEDFIAPRLEGLKGVASANVFGGLVREVQVDLDRSKLESLNLSIAQVAQAVRANFIDLPGGSLNTGKREYNVRTVGRAANPGDLKEIVVSNLNGFPIRLGDIGTVKEGYEDIQTEVHVNGVRGVVIGVQKQVGGNTVAVVDQVLKALPQIQKELPKGVTLEVVSDQSTFIRKSIQNLQKEAMMGALLAVLVILVFLRNVTSTVIIAHSIPLSIIATFVMLHFGKFTLNIMTLGGLALGVGRLVDDAIVVLENINRHLERGEPPEEASYRGASEVSKPVIAATLTSIIVFLPLAFVKGIAALLFVQMAYTVAFSLLASLFDSLTLIPLLTAKFLKPKRVDQAPSFADRILLKTQPLFLWLDGHYQRTLRYALSHRRLVVSGMVLAFGGSLLLIPLLGTEFFPPSDEGQVRMSVRLPVGASLEETKKVIKEVETVIFSEVPELKSLWARAGTGRGRSIIFGGRFAGPHTGNASLMLVDQSERERSSEAIARSLREKVRRIPGALIHVFPGGIISRVISFGADDPISVEIIGYDIATGSRLAREVEAMLREVRGVTDIQVSREEGLPEYQIRFKPDRLASLGLSTAKVAENVRGAIEGLEASLYIDPKTGRERKVRVRLREEDRNTPEDLYQIPVPVSGGKVVPLRQVADVVRQTSPSQIERKYQQRVVFVTANISGRDLGSVASEIEERISRMEVPKGFSILLKGAREEQKEAFETLLFALGLAIVLVYMVLASQFGSLLHPFLIMFSVPLGIIGVIWALFLTGHTLSVISFIGIIMMVGIVVSNAIILIDYMNRLRKEEHLDLEEAVVEGGRVRLRPILMTSLTTVFGLLPMALGLGEGAEANASMAVAVIGGLLVSMFLTLVFIPTLYFIVEKRRLR from the coding sequence GTGGACCTCATCCGTGGATCTCTCAAGAACCCGGTAGGCCGGTTCATGGTCGCCATCGGGATCCTCCTGCTCGGGATGATCGCCTTTTCGAACCTCGCCATCGATCTCTTCCCGGAGATCTCCTATCCTGTGGTCACCATCGTGACCGATTACCCGGGGGCAAGCCCCGAGGATATCGAAATGATGGTCTCCCGGCCGATCGAGAAGCGGGTGAGCCGGATCCAGAACGTCCGGCACGTCTCCTCCAGATCGAGGGAGGGGACCTCGGTGGTGACGGTCGAGTTCTACTGGGGGACGGACCTCGACCTTGCCTCCACGGACATCCAGCGCCATCTGAACGAGATCCTCGACCTGCTGCCTGACGAGGCCAAATCGCCCGTCATCATCAAATTCGACCCCTCCCAGATATCGGTGATCGTCCTTGCCCTGACCGGGCCGCTCGAGGACTATGAGCTCAGGGAGTTAGGGGAGGATTTCATCGCCCCTCGGCTCGAGGGGTTGAAGGGAGTGGCCTCGGCCAACGTCTTTGGCGGATTGGTTCGGGAGGTCCAGGTCGATCTGGATCGGTCGAAACTGGAGAGCCTCAATCTCTCCATCGCCCAAGTGGCCCAGGCGGTCAGGGCGAATTTCATCGATCTTCCAGGCGGAAGCCTCAACACCGGAAAGAGAGAGTACAACGTCCGCACGGTGGGCCGGGCCGCGAACCCGGGCGACCTGAAGGAGATCGTCGTCTCCAACCTCAACGGATTTCCCATCCGATTGGGCGATATCGGGACGGTGAAGGAGGGTTACGAGGACATCCAGACCGAGGTCCATGTCAACGGGGTGAGGGGCGTGGTCATCGGCGTTCAGAAACAGGTCGGCGGGAATACCGTCGCCGTGGTCGACCAGGTGCTCAAGGCCCTCCCCCAAATCCAGAAAGAGCTGCCCAAAGGGGTGACCCTGGAGGTGGTGTCGGACCAATCCACCTTCATCCGGAAGTCGATCCAGAACCTCCAGAAGGAGGCGATGATGGGGGCCTTGCTTGCGGTCCTCGTCATCCTTGTCTTTCTCAGGAACGTGACGAGCACGGTGATCATCGCCCACTCCATCCCGCTTTCCATCATCGCCACCTTCGTCATGCTCCATTTCGGGAAGTTCACCCTCAACATCATGACCTTAGGGGGCCTGGCCCTCGGCGTCGGCCGATTGGTGGACGACGCGATCGTCGTCCTCGAGAATATCAACCGGCACCTCGAGCGGGGGGAACCCCCGGAGGAGGCCTCCTATCGAGGGGCTTCCGAGGTGAGCAAACCCGTCATCGCGGCCACGCTGACCAGCATCATCGTCTTCCTCCCCCTCGCTTTCGTCAAAGGGATCGCAGCCCTCCTCTTCGTCCAGATGGCCTATACCGTCGCCTTCTCCCTTTTGGCCTCCCTCTTCGACTCCCTCACCCTCATCCCCCTGCTGACGGCAAAATTCCTCAAACCGAAGAGGGTGGACCAGGCGCCTTCCTTTGCCGATCGAATCCTGCTCAAGACCCAACCGCTCTTCCTCTGGCTGGACGGACACTATCAAAGGACCCTCCGGTATGCCCTTTCCCATCGAAGGCTGGTCGTCTCGGGCATGGTCCTGGCCTTCGGAGGATCCCTCCTTCTCATCCCCCTCCTCGGAACCGAATTTTTTCCGCCTTCGGATGAAGGACAGGTGCGGATGTCGGTGCGACTTCCCGTGGGGGCATCGCTCGAGGAGACGAAGAAGGTGATAAAGGAGGTCGAAACGGTGATCTTCTCAGAGGTTCCCGAATTGAAGTCTCTCTGGGCCAGGGCCGGGACCGGAAGGGGGCGGTCCATCATTTTCGGGGGCCGATTTGCCGGACCCCATACCGGGAACGCCTCCCTGATGCTCGTGGACCAGTCGGAGAGAGAACGCTCCTCGGAGGCAATCGCCCGATCCCTGAGGGAGAAGGTGAGGCGGATCCCGGGCGCTCTGATCCATGTCTTTCCCGGTGGGATCATTTCGAGGGTGATCAGCTTCGGGGCAGATGACCCGATCAGCGTGGAGATCATCGGATACGACATCGCCACGGGGAGCCGCCTGGCCCGAGAGGTGGAGGCCATGCTCCGGGAGGTTCGGGGCGTCACCGATATCCAGGTCAGCCGGGAGGAGGGCCTTCCGGAATACCAGATCAGGTTCAAACCGGATCGATTGGCAAGCCTCGGGCTTTCGACGGCGAAGGTCGCCGAGAACGTCAGGGGGGCCATCGAGGGCCTCGAGGCTTCCCTCTACATCGACCCGAAGACGGGCCGCGAACGTAAGGTGAGGGTGAGGCTGCGGGAGGAGGATCGGAACACGCCCGAAGATCTCTATCAAATCCCTGTGCCCGTCTCCGGAGGGAAGGTCGTGCCTTTAAGACAGGTGGCCGACGTCGTCCGCCAGACCTCTCCTTCCCAGATCGAAAGGAAGTATCAACAGCGGGTCGTCTTCGTCACGGCCAACATCTCCGGACGAGATCTGGGATCGGTCGCCAGCGAGATCGAGGAGAGGATCTCGAGAATGGAGGTCCCCAAGGGATTCTCCATCCTCCTGAAGGGGGCCCGGGAGGAGCAGAAGGAGGCCTTCGAAACGCTCCTCTTTGCCTTGGGGTTGGCGATCGTCCTGGTCTATATGGTCCTGGCCTCCCAGTTCGGCTCTCTCCTCCATCCCTTCCTCATCATGTTCTCCGTTCCCCTCGGGATCATCGGCGTGATCTGGGCCCTCTTCCTCACGGGACACACCTTGAGCGTCATCTCCTTCATCGGGATCATCATGATGGTGGGGATCGTCGTCAGCAATGCGATCATCCTGATTGACTACATGAACCGGCTCCGGAAGGAGGAGCATCTCGATCTGGAAGAGGCCGTGGTGGAGGGAGGTCGGGTGAGGCTCCGGCCCATCTTGATGACCTCCTTGACAACGGTCTTCGGTCTCCTCCCGATGGCCCTCGGCCTGGGGGAAGGCGCAGAGGCCAATGCCTCCATGGCCGTTGCGGTGATCGGAGGGCTCCTCGTCTCCATGTTCCTCACCCTGGTCTTCATCCCGACCCTCTACTTCATCGTGGAGAAGAGAAGGCTCCGGTGA